Proteins encoded together in one Polypterus senegalus isolate Bchr_013 chromosome 16, ASM1683550v1, whole genome shotgun sequence window:
- the arg1 gene encoding arginase-1 isoform X1, translating to MLRLLRTTRWALRTARFVSGGRCQHSIGVVGVPISQGQGKAGVEKGPDFLYNAGLVDKLMKQGCRVQDYGNLKFETFADEKPFGIVKMPKTVGRANEQLANVVNTVKQDGHTCLVLGGDHSLAIGSISGHARSQNNLCVVWVDAHADINTPLSTPTGNIHGQPVSYLLKELHSKIPVMPGFSWIKPCISAKDIVYIGLRDLDPGEHYIIQHHGIKSFSMWELDHLGISRVMEETCDYLLTNKGKRPIHLSFDIDAIDPSLAPATGTPMVGGLTYREGVYLAEEIYKTGLLSVLDLVEVNPNLGKTEEVASTVNYALGIILSSFGYVRGGSHPSHYKLPEP from the exons ATGCTGCGTCTGCTGCGCACGACGCGCTGGGCGCTGAGGACCGCGCGGTTCGTCAGCGGCGGGAGATGTCAACACTCCATAGGAGTCGTCGGGGTGCCGATCTCTCAAGGGCAG GGAAAGGCTGGTGTTGAAAAGGGTCCAGATTTCCTATATAATGCCGGATTGGTGGACAAGCTTATGAAACAAG gaTGTCGTGTCCAGGATTATGGTAACTTAAAATTTGAGACTTTTGCTGATGAGAAGCCTTTTGGAATTGTGAAAATGCCCAAAACAGTCGGTCGGGCCAACGAACAGCTTGCAAATGTGGTGAATACTGTGAAGCAAGATGGACACACCTGCCTTGTGCTTGGAGGGGATCACAG TTTGGCGATTGGATCTATATCTGGACATGCAAGATCCCAAAACAATTTGTGTGTAGTATGGGTTGATGCCCACGCAGATATTAACACCCCACTATCTACTCCCACTGGTAATATTCATGGGCAGCCTGTCTCTTACCTTCTCAAAGAGCTCCATTCCAAg ATACCAGTGATGCCTGGTTTTTCCTGGATCAAACCTTGCATATCAGCCAAAGACATTGTATACATTGGACTGAGAGATCTTGACCCAGGAGAACA CTACATAATACAGCATCATGGTATCAAGTCCTTCTCAATGTGGGAACTGGACCACCTTGGAATCAGCCGAGTTATGGAGGAGACATGTGACTATCTGTTAACCAA caaagggAAGAGGCCAATCCACCTCAGTTTTGACATTGATGCAATAGATCCTTCTTTGGCACCTGCAACTGGGACGCCTATGGTGGGGGGCTTGACCTACAGGGAAGGTGTATACTTGGCTGAAGAAATCTACAAAACTG GACTGCTTTCTGTATTAGATCTTGTTGAGGTCAATCCAAATTTAGGAAAGACAGAGGAGGTGGCATCTACAGTGAACTATGCACTTGGAATTATATTAAGCAGCTTTGGATATGTTCGGGGAGGATCTCATCCCAGTCACTACAAGCTACCAGAACCCTGA
- the arg1 gene encoding arginase-1 isoform X2 — MLRLLRTTRWALRTARFVSGGRCQHSIGVVGVPISQGQGKAGVEKGPDFLYNAGLVDKLMKQGCRVQDYGNLKFETFADEKPFGIVKMPKTVGRANEQLANVVNTVKQDGHTCLVLGGDHSLAIGSISGHARSQNNLCVVWVDAHADINTPLSTPTGNIHGQPVSYLLKELHSKIPVMPGFSWIKPCISAKDIVYIGLRDLDPGEHKGKRPIHLSFDIDAIDPSLAPATGTPMVGGLTYREGVYLAEEIYKTGLLSVLDLVEVNPNLGKTEEVASTVNYALGIILSSFGYVRGGSHPSHYKLPEP; from the exons ATGCTGCGTCTGCTGCGCACGACGCGCTGGGCGCTGAGGACCGCGCGGTTCGTCAGCGGCGGGAGATGTCAACACTCCATAGGAGTCGTCGGGGTGCCGATCTCTCAAGGGCAG GGAAAGGCTGGTGTTGAAAAGGGTCCAGATTTCCTATATAATGCCGGATTGGTGGACAAGCTTATGAAACAAG gaTGTCGTGTCCAGGATTATGGTAACTTAAAATTTGAGACTTTTGCTGATGAGAAGCCTTTTGGAATTGTGAAAATGCCCAAAACAGTCGGTCGGGCCAACGAACAGCTTGCAAATGTGGTGAATACTGTGAAGCAAGATGGACACACCTGCCTTGTGCTTGGAGGGGATCACAG TTTGGCGATTGGATCTATATCTGGACATGCAAGATCCCAAAACAATTTGTGTGTAGTATGGGTTGATGCCCACGCAGATATTAACACCCCACTATCTACTCCCACTGGTAATATTCATGGGCAGCCTGTCTCTTACCTTCTCAAAGAGCTCCATTCCAAg ATACCAGTGATGCCTGGTTTTTCCTGGATCAAACCTTGCATATCAGCCAAAGACATTGTATACATTGGACTGAGAGATCTTGACCCAGGAGAACA caaagggAAGAGGCCAATCCACCTCAGTTTTGACATTGATGCAATAGATCCTTCTTTGGCACCTGCAACTGGGACGCCTATGGTGGGGGGCTTGACCTACAGGGAAGGTGTATACTTGGCTGAAGAAATCTACAAAACTG GACTGCTTTCTGTATTAGATCTTGTTGAGGTCAATCCAAATTTAGGAAAGACAGAGGAGGTGGCATCTACAGTGAACTATGCACTTGGAATTATATTAAGCAGCTTTGGATATGTTCGGGGAGGATCTCATCCCAGTCACTACAAGCTACCAGAACCCTGA